CCCTGTATGCAGCCCCTTCGGGGGTCGATAAAACGAGAACGGCTCCGTGCTGTATTACGAGTCTTTGAAGCTGGATTGCCCTTGAGGCTTGGATGGAAGGGGATGCCGAATGATCAAATATGCGGACTGGATTTTCGAGAGCCGGACAGCGGGGAAACAGTCATGACGGGACTGAGCAAGATAGCCTTGACCCCGCGGGTTCCTCTCGCCTCGGAGGTTGCTCACCGGATCCTCGACTATCTGTTTTCAGGAGAGGTCAGGCCCGGAGACCAGATTCCGTCCGAACGGCAGCTTTCGGAAGCGCTCGGTGTGAACCGTCCCGCGGTCCGAGAGGCATTGCGTGCGCTTTCCTTTCTCGGCCTTCTGGAAATCCGGCAAGGCAGCGGCACCTATTTCAAGGACCCTTACGAGAACCTGCTTTTCACCATCTTCGAACTCAGCATCATGTTCGGTGACCGAAGGTTGATGGAGCTCATCGATGCACGCGCCGAACTTGAAGTTACGATGGCAGGACTGGCTGCGAAATCTAGGACAGAGGAGCAACTCCATGCGCTTTCGCAAAATCTCGAAGCGCTTCGGACGTCGAGGGGATCGGGCTTCATTGATGCCGACACCAATTTTCACAACACGATCGGCGAAGCTGCCGATAACGATGTGCTCCGAGACATGCTGAAGGGTGTGCGGACGATGGTCCGCAAGTGGCTTGGAACAAACATCCGTTCCGCCAATCCCGAGACCACCGCTATCGCATTCGGCGAACACACTCCGATCTTTGAGGCCATCCGGGACCGGGATGTGGAAGGTGCGCGCGCCGCGATGGCCCTGCATATGGCAGGCGCCAAACAGCGACTGGCCGAGTCGGTGGATCTTTTGCGAGCGACCCGCTCTGCGGAGGCCCGCCAAAGGAGCGCTGGAGCCTGATCATCCCTAAAGCGATCATCCTGACGCTCTTCATCTACATCGTTTTTGATCAGATCCTTCACATTCCCTGGCCGAGGACCGTTGTGGGTGAATTGCTACCGCCCTTTTTGCAGATCCCGGGAATGTGACGGGCTTGTCTATGGGTGAGGTGCAATCCGATGCTGTGCCGGCATATCTGGTTTGCTGCTTGCGTCGCTTGTTGAGCCGCGGCTTGGTCGCCTAGAATGAAGTTGGTGTGGTTTCTTTTGCGCCCTGTGCAGTGCCGATTGAGCCGTAGGTTTGAGTCTGCCGCGCGGGCGCGGGACAGAACGAAATCTGCCAGTATTAAAGGGGAGGATGTCTTGAACGGGAAGTCACGTTGGGAAGGTTGCGCTCGGCACAGCCGTTGGGCGATCTTCATGCTGATCCTGGGAAGTGCCGTTTCGGGAAGTTTTGGAACGGCAACATTTGCTCAGGATGAAGCGATCGAAGAAGCGCTGGTCACGGGAGGAAAAGTTCAAGGATCGTTGAGCGATACTCCGGGCGTGACACAGTTTCTCGGCATTCCTTTTGCCGGGAACGTCGGCGGAGAAAATCGCTGGAAGCCGGCGCCACCCGTCAAGCCGTGGGACGGCGTTCTGGTCGCCGACAAATGGGGCGACCAGATGCTTCAGGATCCCAACAAGCTGAGCGATGCACCGATCAGCGACAATGGCTTGAACCTGGCGATCTGGACGCCGGCTCACAGCAGCAGTGACAGGTTGCCCGTCTATATGCTGATCCATGGCGGCGCGAACCGCCTGGGTGCCAATGGGATGAAGGATCTGTATGCTGCACAGCTCGCGGCAAAGGGCGTCGTGGTCGTGTCGGTTCAATATCGACTTGGCGCGCCGGCCTGGTTGTCGCTTCCCGAGATGGCCAAGGCGAGCTCGGCAGGCCCGAAGGGTAATTTCGGCGTGCTGGATCTGGTTGATGCGCTCAAATGGATTCAGAAAAACGTCCAAGCGTTTGGCGGTGATCCCGCAACCGTCACGATTGGCGGACAATCGGCCGGTGGTGAAAACACCGTTGCTCTGCTTCGCACGCCGCTTGCCAAGGGGCTGTTCAAGCGCGCATTCATCCAGTCGAGTTTTACCGGCTTCCTGCCAGGTAAGACCGTGGATTTCGCCCAGAAATCGAAACAGAACCAGGAAGCCGTGAATAAGATATTTGGCAAGGAGATGACTCTTGCCGATCTGCGTGCCGTTGAATCCAAGGTCTGGCTCGACAAGTGGCAAAGTGGGAAGGAAACATTGTTCGGCGTCATGGCCGGTGCGGTGGCAACTAACCAGTTCTACACCATCGACGACTATGTTTTCACAAAGGATTCCGTGAATCTTCTCCAGCCGGGCGATTTCGACGGGTTGGACGTCATCATAGGTCAGACGGCCGACGAATATACAGGTTTGCGACCGAACGACCTCAAGATGACGGACGAGGAGCAGCACAAGGCCATGCTGGCGGCCATTCGTCCTTATCAGGCAGGCAATGTAGATGAAAATGTGTTTTCGCTTTACGCCACGGACGATCCCGTCGAGGCTTACCGCCTGTCACTGCGGATGCTTAACGACTACATGTTCGAATACGTGCGGATAGGCGCTGAATATGCCAAGGCGCACAGCAACGCCAATGTTTATCTCTATTACTGGGATCATTGGCCGCCAGGCAAGGATCAAGGTTTCCGCCGCGCTTGGCATGCGGGCGATAACTGGTATTTCAACAGCTCGCTGCGCCTGGGCAACCGCGATCAACTACCCTGGACGGATCCGGATATCGCCATGCGCGACATCTCCGTCAGCTACCTCGCGAATTTTATCAAGTCCGGGGATCCGAACGGCCACAACGTTCCGCATTGGGGGCAGGTCACGCCGAAATCCGGCGGTCAGTTCCTCCGATTCCATGAGGGTGAAGCATCCATGCGCACGTCCACTCTTTACCCGTCACGGGACCGATATCTCCGCGAGGAGGTCCTTAAGGGGATTGGTATGACAGAGGACCAGGTTAGGGGTCGCAATTGAGCAAAGTGTGGCGATAGACGCCATCCTTTGCTGGCTGGTCTAGACGATCGGCCGAGGAAGAGCGTGGCGGGGATCTAGGATCTTCTCGCCGCGCGCCGCGGGCATCGCCCATCACGTCCGTTCCGCCGAGATTTCCGCTGAATGGACAACGGTTCGCGCCGACCTTGTTTACCGCGTCTGCGAGCTTCTTCCGCAGAACTTCGTACCTGTCGGGTTGCTGCCGCAGTTTCGCGGACAAGCGCCGCCGGAATGCATTGCAGAACTGGGTCGTATCGGTGAGAAGCTCGGCTTCGTCGGCACAGCCTCAATTCCTCCACGTCCGGCGGCCATTGGATTTTTAAATCACGGGGGGCAAGCCCCTTATCCCCCGTTATGAGGCGATGGCGGAGCTTGAAGTGCCCGCGATGATGCACGTCTCGTCCTCGCAAAACGATAATTTCTATGCCACCGGCCCGCACATCAATGCGGATACGACCGCCTTTATGCAGCAGATTCAAGGGGATCTGTTCAAGTGCTTTCCGACGCTGAAGTTCATAATCCCGCATGGCGGCGGTGCGGCTCTCTACCACAACGGCCTGAGAATTAACGTTTCGGCCTTAGTCCGTCGCCAGATGTTTGACTCCATAGCTTGCTCTGCCAGAGCGTGCGTAAACTTCTGCGGCTGCGCGGGACGCATTGATGACATGAGCGGCCGCAGTTTTACGTGCGCGTTGCTCGTCCCCCTCAGAGATGGCGTCCGCGATAGCCGACATCTCCTCCAAGGACGCGCGGGCCCGGCCGGGTTGGGACATAGACATCCCGCGAAGAAAGCTGATGCGCGCATGTAGACCGTCGATGATTTCCGCAATCACAGAATTCCCAGCTGAACGCAGAATTGAGTCATAGAACTCCCTGGTGTGAGAAATTTGGCCGGCAGCATTTCCCTGCTCGACGGCATGCCGAAAAGCGGCAAGGGCCCCGCGCATTTCCTCCAGATCGGAAGGGAGGGCGTTCCTCGCAGCCAAAGCCGCCGCCTCCGCTTCGAGCAAGTTGCGGGCCTGGTAGATCTCCTGGGCTTTAGACCACGGCAGCACGGGAACGATCGGGCCGCGATTTGGTATGATATCGACAAGCCGCTCAGCTTCGAGACGCCTCAGAGCCTCTCTGAGAGATGGTCTGCTGATGCTCAGCAATTGACATAGCTCGGCTTCCACAAGCCGGTCGCCAGGGCGGAAACGCCCTTCAAGAATGGCGCTACGCAACGCGCGCACCGTTTCGTCCAATACCGTGCC
This genomic window from Agrobacterium vitis contains:
- a CDS encoding FadR/GntR family transcriptional regulator, with the translated sequence MTGLSKIALTPRVPLASEVAHRILDYLFSGEVRPGDQIPSERQLSEALGVNRPAVREALRALSFLGLLEIRQGSGTYFKDPYENLLFTIFELSIMFGDRRLMELIDARAELEVTMAGLAAKSRTEEQLHALSQNLEALRTSRGSGFIDADTNFHNTIGEAADNDVLRDMLKGVRTMVRKWLGTNIRSANPETTAIAFGEHTPIFEAIRDRDVEGARAAMALHMAGAKQRLAESVDLLRATRSAEARQRSAGA
- a CDS encoding carboxylesterase family protein, producing the protein MLILGSAVSGSFGTATFAQDEAIEEALVTGGKVQGSLSDTPGVTQFLGIPFAGNVGGENRWKPAPPVKPWDGVLVADKWGDQMLQDPNKLSDAPISDNGLNLAIWTPAHSSSDRLPVYMLIHGGANRLGANGMKDLYAAQLAAKGVVVVSVQYRLGAPAWLSLPEMAKASSAGPKGNFGVLDLVDALKWIQKNVQAFGGDPATVTIGGQSAGGENTVALLRTPLAKGLFKRAFIQSSFTGFLPGKTVDFAQKSKQNQEAVNKIFGKEMTLADLRAVESKVWLDKWQSGKETLFGVMAGAVATNQFYTIDDYVFTKDSVNLLQPGDFDGLDVIIGQTADEYTGLRPNDLKMTDEEQHKAMLAAIRPYQAGNVDENVFSLYATDDPVEAYRLSLRMLNDYMFEYVRIGAEYAKAHSNANVYLYYWDHWPPGKDQGFRRAWHAGDNWYFNSSLRLGNRDQLPWTDPDIAMRDISVSYLANFIKSGDPNGHNVPHWGQVTPKSGGQFLRFHEGEASMRTSTLYPSRDRYLREEVLKGIGMTEDQVRGRN
- a CDS encoding GntR family transcriptional regulator; protein product: MQTKIDRGAVNGTVLDETVRALRSAILEGRFRPGDRLVEAELCQLLSISRPSLREALRRLEAERLVDIIPNRGPIVPVLPWSKAQEIYQARNLLEAEAAALAARNALPSDLEEMRGALAAFRHAVEQGNAAGQISHTREFYDSILRSAGNSVIAEIIDGLHARISFLRGMSMSQPGRARASLEEMSAIADAISEGDEQRARKTAAAHVINASRAAAEVYARSGRASYGVKHLATD